A single genomic interval of Thermococcus celericrescens harbors:
- a CDS encoding DUF5748 family protein, which produces MHFEVVKEFLEDIGADWIEIDGEIHLEPEAFYKVWKYVGQPELEIYAVEDEVVEPGSYDPPEMKYTEMKTVKVKKTCFTTLDGKRIVTDYAELQKIMKEKFV; this is translated from the coding sequence ATGCACTTCGAGGTAGTGAAGGAGTTTCTTGAGGATATAGGGGCGGATTGGATAGAGATTGACGGCGAAATCCACCTCGAGCCAGAGGCCTTCTACAAGGTCTGGAAGTACGTCGGACAGCCGGAGCTTGAAATCTACGCCGTCGAGGACGAGGTCGTCGAGCCTGGTTCTTACGATCCGCCCGAGATGAAGTACACTGAAATGAAGACGGTGAAGGTCAAGAAGACCTGCTTCACCACGCTTGACGGCAAGAGGATCGTCACCGACTACGCGGAGCTCCAAAAGATTATGAAGGAGAAGTTCGTTTGA